The segment AGCCAGAGCAGCCTGAAACGAGGGCTGTATTAGAAAAAAATAAACTATTGTAAGTTATAGTCTTTTTGTTTGCTTTTAGTACTAGGCAACGAGCTGCAGACAGTACTGGAGTACGGCAAAGCGAGTTAACGACGTAATAAAAGATAAACGAAAACGACTATATTAGAAGAGGAGGAGCTATGGCTCTACCAACTATCGCCATCGTTGGCCGTCCCAACGTTGGTAAATCAACACTATTTAACCGTATTGCGGGGGAACGTATTTCTATCGTAGAAGACGTGGAAGGTGTGACCCGCGACCGTATTTATGCTACTGGTGAGTGGCTCAACCGTAAGTTTTCCTTGATTGATACAGGTGGTATCGATGATGTGGATGCACCTTTCATGGAACAAATCAAGCACCAGGCTGAGATTGCTATGGACGAAGCAGATGTCATTGTCTTTGTCGTATCAGGCAAAGAAGGTGTGACGGATGCTGACGAGTATGTATCGCGTATCCTTTATAAGACAAACAAACCAGTTATTTTGGTTGTCAATAAAGTCGATAACCCTGAAATGCGGAACGACATCTACGATTTCTATTCACTTGGTCTTGGAGATCCTTATCCAGTATCTTCTGTACACGGTATCGGAACAGGGGATGTCTTGGACGCTATCATTGAAAACCTACCAGCTCAGGAAGTAGAAGAAAATCCAGATATTATCAAGTTCAGCTTGATTGGTCGTCCAAACGTTGGTAAATCCAGTTTGATTAACGCTATTTTGGGTGAAGAGCGCGTGATTGCGTCGTCTGTTGCCGGAACGACTCGTGATGCGATTGATACACACTTTACAGACCCAGAAGGTCAAGAATTTACCATGATTGATACTGCAGGGATGCGCAAGTCTGGTAAGGTCTATGAAAATACCGAGAAATACTCTGTTATGCGTGCCATGCGTGCCATTGAACGCTCGGATGTCATATTGATGGTTATCAATGCAGAAGAAGGCATTCGTGAGTACGATAAACGTATTGCAGGCTTTGCCCATGAAGCTGGTAAGGGAATGATTATCGTGGTCAACAAGTGGGATACGCTTGAAAAAGACAACCATACCATGAAGCAGTGGGAAGACGATATCCGTGACCAATTCCAATACTTGTCTTACGCACCGATTATCTTTGTGTCAGCCTTGACCAAGCAACGCTTGCATAAGTTGCCTGAGATGATTAAGGCTATCAGTGAGAGCCAGAATACCCGTATTCCATCGGCTGTTCTCAACGATGTTATCATGGACGCAATTGCCATCAATCCGACGCCGACCGACAAGGGCAAACGTCTCAAGATTTTCTATGCGACCCAGGTTGCAACCAAGCCACCGACATTTGTGGTCTTTGTCAACGAAGAAGAGCTCATGCACTTCTCTTACATGCGTTTCTTGGAAAATCAAATCCGAAAAGCCTTTGTATTTGAAGGGACACCGATTCATCTGATTGCACGGAAACGGAAGTAAGGCTGGGCAAAAAGTCCAGCCACGCTTCTCAGAGTTCGGGTCAACATCTCAGCGCAGTGGTTGATTGGTAGATTTGTTCGTGTTTTACACTCCAAATCTGACCATTACGACTGTTGCGAACAAAGTTCGCTCTATTTCCAACCTCAAAAGGTTCACTGAACCTTTTGAGCTGTGCGGGGGTGGAAGTGAAACAGTCTGGGGATAGACTATTTCAGCTCAACAACTAGAAATAAGGACTTGTTGACGAACTCTTTTAACAATTTGCGAGTTCTGTCCCACTCCCTCTTTGCAATTATTCGTAAATATGCTAGAATGGACTTGGAGGTGTTGGTATGGTAACGGTTCCGATTTGGCGTTCTTTTTTGATATTGCTTTCTTTTTCATCATTTTTTCTTGTATTTTATGAAGACAGTCAATACAAACCTTTCGGATTTCGTTATTGGTTGGGACTGGTGGCTTGCATTTGGCTCAATTTTGTGACTTTGGCATCCTATTTTATCGCCTTTACTGGTGGTTCAATTATGGTCTATCATCAGTATAAACAGCCATTGGTTGTGATATTCCTTTTTTGTCTATTCGTGGCTAGTATGCTAACCTTACTTTCCTTTAAAGCTATCAAGATGATGATTCGACGAACCAAATATTACCGACAGCTGAGAAAGGAAGTCTAGTATGGAATTTTTTGGTGAGTTGCTAGTTGAGTTTTTGACTGGTCTGGCAGACTTCGATGAAAAGAAACACCCTCCCTTTGGAATTCGCTACTGGCTGGGCTGGTTGGGAGTTCTGGTTCATGTTTTACTCCTTGCCTTGCTTATTAGTGTGACCGTCTTCTTTTTCAAGTTTTTCTTGGTTGGAAAAGGCTTGATTAACGTAGTAGTGGCAGTTGTTTTCCTGCTATTTGCCCTATTTTGGCTTTGGAAAAGCGGAAAAACAATCTTGAAAATGTGGCAAGCAACGATTTATTATTTAGCTATTCATTAGAGACACCAGTTTACCAGCTGGTGTTTTTTTGATACCTATTGAAACAATTCAAATTGAAAATATGCTATAATGAAAAGATAATATTTTAGATATATTTTACAGAAAAGCTGATGATTGGTTGAAGGATAAAGGAGTTAGAATGGGTCGCATGATGCCAGGGCGGATTCGCCAAGAAGGAATTGATTTGTACGAGGCTGGAAAACTGACTGTTCTTCATAGTGAGAATGGAAAGATGGTGCTGGATATTGCTGGAGAACGTTTTGTTTACAGCGACGAGGATAGTGATCTGCAGTGTAGTTGTCACTTGTTTCAAAGTAAGGGCTACTGTCAACACCTAGCTGCCACGGAGTATTTTTTAAAAAATGATGCCTCAGGCAAGGATATGAAGCAGTCTTTGAAAGAAGATGGTGAACAACATAAGGAAACCGTCCGTCGGACTTATTTTGGCGGTCTCTTTTTAGATGAAATTTTGCGGCCAGAACCTGAACTGGGGCTTAAGTATCAGTTATCAGTTGAAGGGAGCTTATTGCCCTATGATCGTCAGATAGATTGGACCTTGAAAATTACCCGCTTGCCAGATACACGTTCGTACATTGTGCGGGACATCGGAGCTTTTTTGCGCATTGTGAAAGCCAACGGTCACTATCAGATAGGTAAAAATTATTATGAGCAAGTTACTTATGAAAATTTTGATGAACCAAGTCAGGCTCTCCTGGATTTTCTCTGGGCCTTGGTACCAGAGAAAGTTGGTATAGATTCGGATATTCTTACTCATTTTGGACGACATTTTCGTCTGCCACAAGCTTATTTTGAGGAGGGGTTGGAGCTGTTAAATCAGCTAGAACATTTTAACTTTTCCTATCAACAGCAGTCCTATTCCTCCTTGATGGTTCTTCCGTTGACAGGGGAGGAAGGGCTCTATCATTTTGAGGTGACCGTTCACACGCAGATGATTGAAATGGTTATTCACGAAAAACCAGTCCGACCTCTTTTTCATGGGCGCTATCTCTTAGTAAATGGCACGGTTTATAGTGTCAATCGCCATCAAGAACATCTGATTTACCAAATTTCCGAACTTGTTCCAACCGAATCAGGTTTGAGAAAAGTGCAGGTGGATTTCCCTGACCAAAATCGTCTGGCTTTAAGCTTGCTGGATTTGCAGACAATTGGGACTGTTAAGGCACCTAAACGCTTCATCATTCATGATTTCAAGCCAGAATTTCATATTCAGATGGAGGCAAATGAAAGTTTATCACTCCAATTGGTTTTGGATTTTGATGGACGTAAGGTAAGGAGTGAAGAGGATTTGGCTCACCTGCCTTTTGCCAGCCATTTCCAACATTTGGAGAGGGTCTATCAGGCTATTCGTTTAGCTGGCTTTAGGGGAATATATCATGCCCAGAGAGCGGCTCTTAGTCAGCAGGAGCTCTATCCATTTTTCCAACAACAATTGCCTATATTACAAAAAATGGGGCAGGTTCATCTAGCAGAAAAGCTCCAGGCTTTATATATTGAAGCCAAACCTCAATTAGAAATTGTGCGTAACGGATCACTTTTGGATATTTCGTTTGACTTATCAGGTATTGAACAATCTGAAATCGATCAGGCGATTACAGCCTTGCTGAATCAAGAGGACCACTATACTAGCCCGAGCGGTAAGGTATTTGTTTTTGATGAGGAAACCAAGAAAATCAGTCAAACCCTAATCTATTTGCGGGCCCGTCATGGTAAGGAGGGGCAGGTACAAGTCCATGCTCTTGCCGGTTACCAATTGGCTCAATCCTTGTCACAATTCAACCAAGTCAGTTTCTCCAAGGAATTTGAGGAAATGGCAAGCTATCTAGCTCAGCCAGATTTGTTCCCGCTTCCTGCTGTGGAAGTAACAACGTCGCTTAGGGATTATCAGCAGACAGGGCTTAAGTGGTTGACTATGCTGGATACGTATGGTTTTGGTGGAATTTTAGCTGACGACATGGGGCTTGGAAAGACCTTGCAAACTATCGCCTTTCTGTCCAGTCGGATGACAAAAGATTCCAAAGTTTTAATATTGGCACCGTCTAGCTTGATTTATAACTGGTTAGATGAGTGCAAGCGGTTTGCTCCAAGTTTAGATGTGGCAGTTGTTCATGGAAACAAAGAACAGCGTGAAGAGATCATTGCCAATGGGCACCAAGTCTTAGTTACCTCCTATCCATCCTTCAGACAGGATGTCGCACTCTATAGACAGGAACGCTTTGACTACCTCATTTTAGATGAGGCGCAGGTCATGAAAAATGCCCAATCTAAGATTGCACAGCTCCTGCGTGAGTTTGAGGTTGGGAATTGCTTTGCCCTCTCAGGTACGCCGATTGAAAACCATTTGACGGAACTCTGGTCCATTTTCCAAATTGTCTTACCAGGTTTATTGCCAGGTAAACAAGACTTCGGTAAATTAGCAGCCAAGGACATTGCGCGGACCATTCAACCCTTCGTTCTCAGACGTCATAAGGAAGACGTTCTTCAGGAATTGCCTGATTTGATAGAAGTCAATGTACTTAATGAACTGACAGATGAACAAAAAGCCATCTACCTAGCCCAGCTTCAACAAATGCGGACTCAAATAGCTGGCGCAGATGATGCTCAAATCAATCGTAGCAAGATAGAAATCCTATCAGGAATTACTCGCTTACGTCAAATCTGCGATACCCCCAGCCTTTTCATGGAAGAGTTTAGTGGTGAGAGTGGCAAACTCAATAGTTTGAAAGAATTACTCTTGCAACTAAAAGAAGGTGAACACAGGGTCTTGATATTCTCCCAATTCAGAAATATGCTGGAAAAAATAGAAGAACAGCTGGTAGAAATTGGGATGACATCCTATACTTTGACTGGTTCAACACCTGCTAACCAACGCCAAGAAATGACACAGGCCTTCAATGCAGGAAGTCGAGATGCCTTTCTCATTTCCTTGAAAGCAGGTGGCGTTGGCTTGAATTTGACAGGTGCAGACACAGTCATCCTAGTCGACCTTTGGTGGAATCCTGCCGTGGAAGCTCAGGCTATCAGCCGGGCTCATCGCATGGGGCAGACTGAAAAGGTTGAATGCTATCGCCTGATTACTAGAGGGACAATCGAAGAGAAGATTCAAGAATTGCAAGAAAATAAAAAGAACCTTGTCAAAACAGTCCTTGATGGCAATGAAAGCCGAGCGAATTTGACGGTTGAGGATATTCGTGAGATTTTAGGGATTGAGTGATATGGAATCAGTTGACTCAGCGTAGAATTAGGAAATAAGGCCTAAGTATGGTATAATAAGGGTTCGAAAGGATGACTTATGATTAGACATGAAAAAAGATTTCCACTAGTCGCAGATGATGAGGTACTAGTTGGAGAAAATCCAATTATGAGTTTATATGATGAGAGCGACCTGATTAGCAATATCAGGGGACCTTATCAAGAAAAGGAATTTAGCTGGTCTACCGATTCACAGCGAGTTGCGTCGGCAAAACCAGTAGCACAAACGGAAGATGAGCTCCTGCCTCCTCTGTTTGAAGCTAAGCCAAGCCATTATTCTCGCAAGGAACGCCTTCAGCAACTGACTAAAACGAAGCCTTCTCCAGTGAAAACACAGGGGCAGTTGGCTCGTGAACAGGCTAGAGAAGACTTGAAGAAAAAACGATCAGCAACCTACTTAAGAGATGAAAAACCAGCACCAGCTAAAGTTGTGGTGAAACCTCCTGTCGTTTCAACAACTGAATCTAAGGCAGGTCGGTTGACACGTTTGGCGGACAACCTACGTCAGACAGACTATATTCTCGCTGATATGCCAGCTGTCTATTCTTTGAAGAAAGAAGATAGAGAACAGGAGCAGGTTATAAAGAAAAATTCGTATGACTTTTTAAGAAAGAGTCAGGTTTACAATTATCCTGAGCGCAGACAACAACGAGATCGCCAAGTGGCACAAGAATTGAATTTGACACATATAGAAGAGGGATAACATGACAAAAACCTATCATTTTATCGGAATTAAGGGATCAGGTATGAGCGCACTTGCTCTTATGTTGCATCAAATGGGGCACAAGGTTCAGGGGAGTGATGTAGAGAAATACTACTTTACACAACGTGGGCTTGAACAAGCTGGGATTCAGATTTTACCGTTTGATGAGAAAAATATTACAGCAGATGTTGAATTGATTGCTGGTAATGCTTTTCGTCCAGATAACAATGTGGAAATCGCTTATGCTGATGCCCAGGGCTATACCTACAAACGTTACCATGAATTTCTAGGTGAATTTATGAAAGGTTTTACGAGCCTCGGTGTTGCTGGTGCCCATGGTAAGACCTCTACAACGGGATTATTGGCACATGTTATGCGCAATATCACAGATACTTCCTTCTTGATTGGTGATGGTACTGGTCGCGGTTCGGCAAATGCTCAGTATTTTGTGTTCGAATCCGATGAATACGAACGTCACTTTGCCCCATACCATCCTGAATACAGCATCATTACCAATATTGATTTTGACCATCCAGATTATTTCACTAGTCTAGAGGATGTTTTCAATGCTTTCAATGATTATGCGAAGCAAGTAAAAAAAGCTCTCTTCGTTTTTGGTGAAGATGAGCAACTTCGTCGTATCACGGCAAATGCTCCAATTTACTATTATGGTTTGGAAGACAATAATGATTTTGTTGCCTATGACTTGAAGCCTTCTACAAGTGGTTCACAATTCAAAGTTCGCCATGGTGAAGAAGAGTTGGGAGAATTCCAAATTCCAACCTTTGGTAAGCATAATGTGATGAATGCAACAGCTGTTATTGCTAATCTCTATATTGCTGGATTTGATTTGCAACTGGTTGCAGAACACTTGAAGACATTTGGAGGTGTCAAACGTCGCTTTACGGAGAAAATTGTCAATGATACTGTTATCATTGATGACTTTGCTCACCATCCAACGGAAATCATTGCAACCATTGATGCGGCACGTCAGAAGTATCCTAGCAAGGAGTTGGTAGCCATCTTCCAACCACATACATTCACTCGTACCATTGCGCTTCTCGATGAGTTTGCAGATGCTTTGAATGGAGCAGATGCAGTTTACCTTGCTCAAATCTATGGCTCAGCGCGTGAAACAGACAACGGTCAGGTTAAGGTAGAAGATTTGGTAGCTAAAATCAACAAAAAAGGTGGACTTGTTACAGTTGAAAATACTTCACCACTTTTAGACCATGACAATGCAGTATATGTATTTATGGGAGCTGGTGATATTCAGTCCTATGAATATTCCTTCGAAAGACTCTTGTCAAATCTTACAAATAACGTCCAATAAAAAGAAAGACGGAGGCCTATGGCCCCTGTTTTTCCGCTATATAAGGGAGAAAATTATGGAAATTCGTTTTGCTACTCCTTCGGATTTAGAACAAGTTGTTTTGATTGAAAATGCCAATTTTTCTAAAGAGGAACGGATAGCTGAGTCTGTTCTTGCCATTTATCTGAATGCTTTGAGTAAAACCTGTTTAATAATGGAACACGATGGGGAAATAGCAGGTTATTTATTATCCTGTCCTTCTGTTTCGCAGACTGTTACAGACGATATTTTTTACTTGACAGATAGTGACATGCCGACAGGCGGTCACCTAGCTATTGCCAGTCTATCCGTAGCGGATACCTATAAGGGACAGGGAGTGGGGACTCTTTTGTTGGCAGCCATAAAAGAAGTGGCTTTAGCGGGAGGATTTGAAGGTATTGCTCTAACCTGTAAGGAGTATTTGATTGGCTACTATGAAATGAACCAGTTTAAAGACTTTGGCCCCTCCTTGTCGCAATTTGGAGGACAAATATGGAGTGATATGTACTGGAAAGCCTTGTAGAAAGGGAAGTTCTTGCAATTCATAAGCCTTTAAGATATAATGTATAGTAACTGTGTGAAAGGAGTAACAGCGTGACAAAGGATACGAATGAAAAAAACACGCAGTCTTCAAGCTTCCGCGATCAAATTTTACGAGATTTGGAAGAATTGAAGGTGAAACGTTTGGCGGAACAATCAGCGGATGTTCTTGTTGATAAGCGTAACGAAATTATCAACGAGCTCCAGCCTAGTCTTGCCGAAGAAAAAGCCCTCCATAGAGAGCCTGAAATTGTAAAAGTAGAAGGTATTGCTTTCCCTGATTCATACTTGCCAGAAGAACAGCAAGAATCAGAAGTGATGACGGAAAGTATTGAAGAGCCAACATCAGAAACTTTGGCTACTCCAGAGACTTTTGTGATTGAAAAAGAAGTCATTTCAAGTCCGGTTCCTCAAGATACGGTGGAGAGGAACTTGGAAGAGCTACGAAACCTTGTAGCGGCTAATACTGTAGAATTTGACGAGGCTCCATCAAGCTCGTTGGTTTCCGAACCAGTTGAGCCTGTCCTTTCAGAGAAGTCTTCTTTGGAAGATACATTTTTGGAATTTCCAACGGAAGATGTATCAGCTGTAACGGGTGATACAGAGGTTATCTCACTGGAAGAAACAATTATAGCTCCAAAGACAACGGCTATTGTTCCAGAAGTAGACAAGCAGATGCAGGAAACACAACCCCGAAGAAGAACAACCCACAGAACAAGCAAGCAACGTCGTAAAAAACAAGATAACGCTGCGAAACGCATTGTCTCTGTTATCATGTCGATTATTGTAGTGGCGGTTCTAGTGACAGGTGTTACTGGTTATATGTGGGTAAAATCTAGTCTGGAACCAGTTAATGCAAAAGCTACAGAAGCTATTCAGGTAGAGATTCCAGAAGGATCTTCAACTTTAGAAATTGGTAAAATTTTAGTCGATAATAAGTTGATTAAGAATGCTACTATTTTTAATTACTACTCTAAAATTAAGAGCTATAATAATTTCCAAAGTGGTTTTTATAATTTAAAACAAAATATGTCTGTGGATGACATCGCCAAAGCACTTCAAGAAAGTGGCACTCCGACAGTTCAAAAAGAAGCCGCAGGTAAGATTTTGATTGTTGAAGGGTATACACTGACACAAATTGCTCAGGCTATTACAGATAATACCAAGACAGAAGATAAAAATGATAAAACACCATTTACCACAGAACAATTTATGGCTACTGTGACCAACCAAGATTTTATTAATCGAATGGTTGCTACTTATCCAAAATTGTTTGCCAGCTTACCAGCCGCTGATAGTGGAGTTATTTATCAGTTGGAAGGTTACCTCTTCCCAGCGGTTTATGAATACAGCGACGAAACAACTATCGAAGAGCTCGTTGAGCAAATGATTGCCGCGATGGATAATCGTTTACAACCATATTATGAAACGATTGCTGCTAAGAATTTGACTGTAAATGAAGTTCTTACCTTGGCATCTTTGGTTGAAAAAGAAGGTTCTACTGATGAAGATCGTCGAAACATTGCAAGTGTCTTCTTTAACCGCTTGAATGCAGCAATGCCTCTACAATCCAATATTGCAATCTTGTATGCTCAGGGTAAACTTGGTCAAGAAACAACTCTGGCAGAAGATGCAGCGATTGATACATCAATTGAGTCACCATACAATATTTATTGGACACCAGGATTGATGCCTGGACCAGTGGATAGTCCAAGCCTTTCGGCTATCGAGGCAGTGATTAATGCCAACACGACAGACTATCTTTACTTTGTAGCAGATGTTACAACTGGAAGTGTTTACTTTACAAATAATATTGATGAACATAACCAAAATGTTGCTAAGTATGTAAATGCACATCTTAATAATGAGTAAATTCTTATAACAAAATTATGTGGTTTTCCACATAATTTTGTTTTCATGAAAAATAAAAGAAAAGGAAAGACAAATGGCAGAAAAAACATATCCAATGACCTTGGAAGAAAAGGAAAAATTAGAAAAAGAACTAGAGGAACTAAAGTTAGTTCGTCGACCAGAAATTGTTGAACGTATTAAAATTGCTCGTTCTTACGGAGACCTTTCAGAAAACTCTGAGTACGAAGCAGCTAAAGATGAACAGGCTTTTGTTGAAGGTCAAATCTCAACAATCGAAACAAAAATTCGTTATGCTGAAATCGTAAACAGTGATGCAGTTGCTGCAGATGAAGTAGCAATTGGCAAGACTGTGACTGTTCAAGAAGTTGGTGAGACCGAGGAAGATGTCTATCATATCGTTGGTGCTGCGGGTGCAGATGCCTTTGCAAACAAGATTTCAAACGAAAGCCCAATTGGTCATGCTTTGATTGGTAAAAAAACAGGAGATGTTGCAACAATTGAAACACCTGCTGGTAGTTATGATGTAAAAATCTTGAAGGTTGAAAAAACGAAATAAGGTGTGGAGAGGGTCGAAAGATCCTCTCTTTTTGTATAGACAATATGTAAAGACCTCTAATTGAGTGTGGTAATTCCTGTTAGAAGTTGATTATTTTTTTATTCTAGTGTACAGGTATAGTGGTTTGAATTAGGAAAAGGCCAGTTTTA is part of the Streptococcus suis genome and harbors:
- the der gene encoding ribosome biogenesis GTPase Der, with translation MALPTIAIVGRPNVGKSTLFNRIAGERISIVEDVEGVTRDRIYATGEWLNRKFSLIDTGGIDDVDAPFMEQIKHQAEIAMDEADVIVFVVSGKEGVTDADEYVSRILYKTNKPVILVVNKVDNPEMRNDIYDFYSLGLGDPYPVSSVHGIGTGDVLDAIIENLPAQEVEENPDIIKFSLIGRPNVGKSSLINAILGEERVIASSVAGTTRDAIDTHFTDPEGQEFTMIDTAGMRKSGKVYENTEKYSVMRAMRAIERSDVILMVINAEEGIREYDKRIAGFAHEAGKGMIIVVNKWDTLEKDNHTMKQWEDDIRDQFQYLSYAPIIFVSALTKQRLHKLPEMIKAISESQNTRIPSAVLNDVIMDAIAINPTPTDKGKRLKIFYATQVATKPPTFVVFVNEEELMHFSYMRFLENQIRKAFVFEGTPIHLIARKRK
- a CDS encoding DEAD/DEAH box helicase, whose amino-acid sequence is MGRMMPGRIRQEGIDLYEAGKLTVLHSENGKMVLDIAGERFVYSDEDSDLQCSCHLFQSKGYCQHLAATEYFLKNDASGKDMKQSLKEDGEQHKETVRRTYFGGLFLDEILRPEPELGLKYQLSVEGSLLPYDRQIDWTLKITRLPDTRSYIVRDIGAFLRIVKANGHYQIGKNYYEQVTYENFDEPSQALLDFLWALVPEKVGIDSDILTHFGRHFRLPQAYFEEGLELLNQLEHFNFSYQQQSYSSLMVLPLTGEEGLYHFEVTVHTQMIEMVIHEKPVRPLFHGRYLLVNGTVYSVNRHQEHLIYQISELVPTESGLRKVQVDFPDQNRLALSLLDLQTIGTVKAPKRFIIHDFKPEFHIQMEANESLSLQLVLDFDGRKVRSEEDLAHLPFASHFQHLERVYQAIRLAGFRGIYHAQRAALSQQELYPFFQQQLPILQKMGQVHLAEKLQALYIEAKPQLEIVRNGSLLDISFDLSGIEQSEIDQAITALLNQEDHYTSPSGKVFVFDEETKKISQTLIYLRARHGKEGQVQVHALAGYQLAQSLSQFNQVSFSKEFEEMASYLAQPDLFPLPAVEVTTSLRDYQQTGLKWLTMLDTYGFGGILADDMGLGKTLQTIAFLSSRMTKDSKVLILAPSSLIYNWLDECKRFAPSLDVAVVHGNKEQREEIIANGHQVLVTSYPSFRQDVALYRQERFDYLILDEAQVMKNAQSKIAQLLREFEVGNCFALSGTPIENHLTELWSIFQIVLPGLLPGKQDFGKLAAKDIARTIQPFVLRRHKEDVLQELPDLIEVNVLNELTDEQKAIYLAQLQQMRTQIAGADDAQINRSKIEILSGITRLRQICDTPSLFMEEFSGESGKLNSLKELLLQLKEGEHRVLIFSQFRNMLEKIEEQLVEIGMTSYTLTGSTPANQRQEMTQAFNAGSRDAFLISLKAGGVGLNLTGADTVILVDLWWNPAVEAQAISRAHRMGQTEKVECYRLITRGTIEEKIQELQENKKNLVKTVLDGNESRANLTVEDIREILGIE
- the murC gene encoding UDP-N-acetylmuramate--L-alanine ligase, producing MTKTYHFIGIKGSGMSALALMLHQMGHKVQGSDVEKYYFTQRGLEQAGIQILPFDEKNITADVELIAGNAFRPDNNVEIAYADAQGYTYKRYHEFLGEFMKGFTSLGVAGAHGKTSTTGLLAHVMRNITDTSFLIGDGTGRGSANAQYFVFESDEYERHFAPYHPEYSIITNIDFDHPDYFTSLEDVFNAFNDYAKQVKKALFVFGEDEQLRRITANAPIYYYGLEDNNDFVAYDLKPSTSGSQFKVRHGEEELGEFQIPTFGKHNVMNATAVIANLYIAGFDLQLVAEHLKTFGGVKRRFTEKIVNDTVIIDDFAHHPTEIIATIDAARQKYPSKELVAIFQPHTFTRTIALLDEFADALNGADAVYLAQIYGSARETDNGQVKVEDLVAKINKKGGLVTVENTSPLLDHDNAVYVFMGAGDIQSYEYSFERLLSNLTNNVQ
- a CDS encoding GNAT family N-acetyltransferase, with translation MEIRFATPSDLEQVVLIENANFSKEERIAESVLAIYLNALSKTCLIMEHDGEIAGYLLSCPSVSQTVTDDIFYLTDSDMPTGGHLAIASLSVADTYKGQGVGTLLLAAIKEVALAGGFEGIALTCKEYLIGYYEMNQFKDFGPSLSQFGGQIWSDMYWKAL
- the mltG gene encoding endolytic transglycosylase MltG translates to MTKDTNEKNTQSSSFRDQILRDLEELKVKRLAEQSADVLVDKRNEIINELQPSLAEEKALHREPEIVKVEGIAFPDSYLPEEQQESEVMTESIEEPTSETLATPETFVIEKEVISSPVPQDTVERNLEELRNLVAANTVEFDEAPSSSLVSEPVEPVLSEKSSLEDTFLEFPTEDVSAVTGDTEVISLEETIIAPKTTAIVPEVDKQMQETQPRRRTTHRTSKQRRKKQDNAAKRIVSVIMSIIVVAVLVTGVTGYMWVKSSLEPVNAKATEAIQVEIPEGSSTLEIGKILVDNKLIKNATIFNYYSKIKSYNNFQSGFYNLKQNMSVDDIAKALQESGTPTVQKEAAGKILIVEGYTLTQIAQAITDNTKTEDKNDKTPFTTEQFMATVTNQDFINRMVATYPKLFASLPAADSGVIYQLEGYLFPAVYEYSDETTIEELVEQMIAAMDNRLQPYYETIAAKNLTVNEVLTLASLVEKEGSTDEDRRNIASVFFNRLNAAMPLQSNIAILYAQGKLGQETTLAEDAAIDTSIESPYNIYWTPGLMPGPVDSPSLSAIEAVINANTTDYLYFVADVTTGSVYFTNNIDEHNQNVAKYVNAHLNNE
- the greA gene encoding transcription elongation factor GreA, which translates into the protein MAEKTYPMTLEEKEKLEKELEELKLVRRPEIVERIKIARSYGDLSENSEYEAAKDEQAFVEGQISTIETKIRYAEIVNSDAVAADEVAIGKTVTVQEVGETEEDVYHIVGAAGADAFANKISNESPIGHALIGKKTGDVATIETPAGSYDVKILKVEKTK